From the genome of Nicotiana tabacum cultivar K326 chromosome 2, ASM71507v2, whole genome shotgun sequence:
GCATTTCTATTCAATGTCTACATCACAGGGACTTTACGAAGTTTCTACGATGGGAAGTGTCTCTATTGGACAATTCTAACAGGATCAGTAATCCTAATTtagtttaagttttttttttattaacatTAGTACGAGGTGGTCTCCTTCTATAGAGGATAAAATTATAGCGACTTTCTTCAATCTCATCCTCATTCTCATTCGATGAAAGCCAGATCTAAGAAGTATAAATTTTAtgtttgtattatttattatgtgattattttcttatggaTATTTTATGATAGTAAACGAAAAGAATTAATGATGTATTTCGACCCTTTTCAAGTCTGAGGATGGACACATGTCTAAGAATTTGCCCGGCAACTTTACAAATAGTAATATAGGTTATATATTTGGAAAATGGATATAGAATTGAGTCAATTGACTTAAGAAttactttttttcttcttattttagaTATCATTTGATTTGGCATAGAGACGCAGGGTATGAGATGTTTTTACTGCCATTTTTATATTACTAATGAATATCGTGCTAAGCAGAGGCGGATGCAATGTATCGGTATCGGTTTACTGAATCTAATTATCTTTTTGCGCGGAGcataaatttattaatattgcaATATGTAGCAATATGAacacataactttaaaaataaaatgagttcaatgctaaaaCCTTAAAGGTTGAACCCATAAAACTTAAATTATAGATCCGCCTCTAGTGCTAAGAGATGAATTTAGGTAGGTCAAAGTCAACACTGCAGTATGGGAACAGCTTTGATACTATTGGCTGGGTTACATTGTGTTCAGAATGTGTGGTGTCCTTAGAAActtagatgatattttggttttatGGAGAGAGATCGAAGAAGCCAAAATAGTAAGCAAAGTTGAAAAGATATGCTTAGACTTAAGACATGGTCCTAGTTAGTCAAGTGCCCGTGGTTGTAGCGACAAGGCATTAATTACTAATTTATGCCGAGCGACTTTAGAATTTAAATTTTGTGAATGTTAAACCTTCAACATTAATaattggattctaattgtgaCAAAGTTTCTACGATAGGAAGTTTTACTATTGGACAATCCTAATAGGACCAGGAATCTTAATTTAGTGTGACAAAGTCTTTATATTCGTACGAGGTGGTCCTGCTATAGAGGAGAAATTCTATTCAATTTTCATGCTCACCCTCACCTCAATCAACATTGATTGTCAAATTTTAGAAGCATACACTTTACacttgtattatttatatttgattaCGTTCTTGTGGATATTCGATGAAAGTAGAAAAAAGTAACAATGCATATAGACCCTATTTGAATATCAAACAGTTTATGTCTTAAGATTATTTATCCTAGGTATTTACGTCAAACTATGTTTATTTACTTTGCGTTAAGTATTAATGAGGTGATATTTAAATATTGGATTTCAAACTGACTTACAAATTATTCTTCTTGTCCAATTTCATGTGATACTTTTTGATCTAGAACAAACATTTTCATGTGATACTTTTTGATCTAGAACAAACATGAGACGTTATTGCTACTACATGTTTAATACTAATGAATATTTGCGGCCTTAGAGTTCATGAATAGTGTAGCCTGGAGCTAAGATAACTAATAGTTCatttgttttaatttatgtgtcTTATTAGTAATTATTTTTCTGTTTAAGAAAAGTTtaacatttttatatattttatattcttaATTTTAAAGTATGACATATGTAAAAttataagtttaaaaaaatatatttttatatattaatacACATCTTTAATGAAAAATTTCTCTACATCTTTAAACTAGATGACTAGTCAACttaaaataggtaaaataaaaCGGCGGGAGTATTAATAATGAGATATATGTGGCGTGGAGCTAATTTAAGTAGTTAACTCGTGGGTAAATATACACTGGTCAAAGTCAACACTAAAGTGTGGGAACAACTTTGATGACAGTAATAGCCGAATTAGTGTGTGGGTTACAAGACAATCCAATAACAAAGGAATATGCGACTAAAGTCTTCCAAATAATGACAAAGAGTACGAGTCACATCATAGTTTGTCTTTATGGGGAGGATAAGTAGGCCAAAACTTGGAAGAATTTTCACCTTATTTTCGAGAGACAAACTAAAAGAAGAGTTCTATATGCTAGACTTAtgaatatctatttttaaaaaagaaaaatcttatggtcgttctcaaaataataataataataaatatttattttatatatttatttatttatttatttataatattttttatatgtttttgtggctatcaaatataaatagtttcgaTCGCGATAAAAGTaatctttgaaaaaaaaatatgattGGATTAGTTACTTAATTATACGTTTTAAcacttaattatattattatgttttaacacTAGCATCACAAAATTAGCCAAAGTCACTTTGGGGACCAAATTAGCCAAAGTCACTTTGGGACCCCTCGTGAACCaataataaaaatgcaaaaagagcTTTGCAAATTTCGTCATGCCGCTTTGTGGGCTAAACTAGTATATTCTATATGGAACTATTAAAAAAATGGAACTATTCGTCAGATTTCATGAAGTAATTCTAAAAATATTCCGGATAATGacttattttttagaaaatattattcTAAAAGAGTATTTTTTGGTGTTTAGATAAAGAGTGAAAAATATCTTtcgaaaaaatatttattaaagatTAGTAACAGGAGTAAAAGTTTTTTGACGATTGGttaaagagtaaaaaagatatgttgtttttttaataaaatattgataataatatttGCAAACCTAATAGTAGTATTTTCATGAATTGTTTTGAGAACTAAAGATTGATAATGATGTATAAGTAGTCATTAATATTTGTAGTAAtgtaggttgtctacatcacaccccttggagTGCGACCATTCCTCTGCGTAAACGCTTGATGCCTTGTGCATCGAGCAGTCCTTAATAATATAAGTATTGATTAAAGCAGTTATATGCAATTAAGAGTTGAAATAATTGTGAAAGAAAATGATAAATGCCTAGAAGTTAGGAAAGCTATTTTCTCCTTctgatgaaaaatatttttcttaaaatatattTTCTGATTAAACACTagaaaactattttatttttggaaagatattttttttgaaaaccaTTTTCCGGCATAGATACACACCAATATATAGAAGAATATCATTTTTTGCCCGATAAGATTTGGTCATatataatttgaaaataattgatttgacaCAGCTAAGGGACGCGTTTTGGCCCAGAAAGTACACTGATCTGGTCGAAGAATCTTTTGGAAGTTCATGAAACTCCTTTTTATTCAAATTGCAAGTGAAAAAACGAGATTATTTCCTCGTTCCCATTCTCTCAACAGGAAGAAaaagtgaaataataatattttttgatatttaaGTAGCAAAATGATTTGTTTGCATGGATAAAGCATAAAGTATACAATTACCTGAATTTCTACTGATAAACTAATAGTTTAAACTTTAAAGTGGTAAATTTGATCAACTTGTTTGACCTCAATTTAATTATGGAATAAATTCAGTTGACTAAAATTAATAGTACTACTGCGTTTTGATGATATTTTCTCAACAAACCAAAGAAAACGAAGTCTCCAAAATGAAACATAAAGCGAATTCTAGCccaaaaagatgaaaataaaaaaCGAAAGCAAAGTCAAACCACAAAACAAacatctattttttcttttttcttttattaaatgTAAATGCCATCTATAAATCTGTATGAACTGAAGTCTGAAAATACAATTAATCAGTCTTCGATATAATTGCTCTAACACCAAGTGTCAAGTGATAACGTGGTAACCTCAATCTCCTCTCAAAAGATTACTTTTGTATTTTAACATATTTCTAAcgacaaattcaagaaaaatgGACGAGAACATCTTAACATGCACAGAATTACTTAATTTAATCAGAACGAATTAATCAAACCAATCTAATTAGGAAACAAAAgaatactccctccgtctcaaatTATCTATCATATTTCTCTTCTACACGACACTTAAGAAACATTAATTAGAagatttttttactattttacccttatttatgtcttaagacCTAATCTatcttcattgaatatttatttatgtgccatCTCTATCTTCAAAAACAATTACTACTATGggtaaaatgagaaaaaaataattaattttgtcttgaacttccaaaaaagacaaataatttgagacaactatttttagaaatcacgACAAATAATATGAGATGGAGGGAGTAATAACTTTGTATAGGATCCAACTAAAAATAAGTTAATTAACTTCCAGGTAATTAATTAAGAGGATTGTACGAggttaatttttgaaaaaataataccAGCTTTGAGCCCAGAgaagaatttattttttataatcaaAGCTTTCGCTGCTGGTGTGATCCTCGCGACAGGGTTTATACATGTATTACCTGATGCATATAAAAGTTTAACATCGCCATGTTTGAAAAAACATCCGTGGGGAGATTTTCCTTTTAGTGGATTTATTGCAATGATTTCTGCAATGGCGACTCTGATGGTGGATACTTATGCAACTTCATATTATAAGAATAAATCTGCGAAAAATGGTGTGGTGGCTCAGTCTGGAGATGAAGAATTAGTTAATGTTCATTCACATGGCCATGTACATGGTTCAACATCAATGATTGGTGATTCTGATTCCGAGCTCCTTCGTTATCGTGTTATATCTCAGGTAAATAGCCGTTCAACCAACCAGTTAAACTGCAAATTGCTATAAAAAATAAACAGTATATTGATCATCAGTTGGTTATTTGTACAAAGATCCTATAATAAAATTTCAATATCTCTTACtccctattttttcttcttcttcttctatcattATATATATTTTGGGATCAGGAGTGGAAGGAAAAGAAAGATAGTATTCTCTTTAACCATTCAATCTATtttctgctaattgaatttcgccagctttaattttttttaaataagcatAAATTCGTTGTAATCTTTGGCATTATCATGGACATAGACAATTTTTAATCGCAAGGagatttgaatttttttatattgTATAGTAAAAATAATGGAGAATCACAAAGAGAATTTACAAGTAGATATACTGTTTCAACTTATTAAAAAAGTGAATGGGCCCAGGATACAACTTTTTTGTGGATAATAACAAAGCGCTGAGCTATTTGTTCCTCTATAAGCGTAACTCATATTATCACGCCTGATTATtgtatatttaaatattttgcaGGTTTTGGAGTTGGGGATAATAGTACATTCTGTGATAATAGGAATAGCTTTGGGTGCTTCTGAAAGTCCCAAAACCATAAGGCCTCTTGTTGCTGCTTTGACTTTTCATCAATTTTTCGAAGGCATGGGCCTTGGTGGATGCATTGCTCAGGTAATATGACTTCTtgttttcacttttgttttttttaaaaattgtttcttttcgATTTGTCACTATTGGATAAAGATATAGTCTAATCTTATGTCATATATATCGAGTATTAAATTTGGGTAACTAAAAATCCTATTCTAACCGTAAGTTACATTGAGTTTCATGATTAAATTTAGTTATGTAATCCATCCATTGAACACAACTAAATATGAGACGGGGTATCACATGACTTTTGCACGTTTGTCCAATGTACAATTAGAGTTCGATCTAGAGTTTAAGTTATGAGTTAAGTTGAATACAATAGGTTTGACTCAAACATactgaatatttattttaataatctaTTGAACATATACAAATTAATAATTTAGAATTCAGTAACTTAAAAAGACTAGAATCTCAAATTCATAAAGGTTCAAGTTCTGGCTCTGTCTATATGTATAATACAAGAactctaatagcctgtttggtcaagctgtaaaaatcaacttattttgagaagtattttttcttaaaagtactttcgGTGAGAATCAGTGTTTggcaaattaatttgaaaagcgcttctgagtagcaattagtgttcggccaagcttttaaaaattacttctaagtgtatttttctcaaaagtgtttttcaaaaaagtgTTTTTAAAGAGAAGCTATCTTTTTCTGATTCtccttaaaagtactttttttcttccaaaagattggccaaacacttcaactttggaaaaaaaactaattttctttgaaaaaaaagtACTTCTAGAATTGGAAAAGCTTGGCGAAACATGCTATAAGTCTAATGCATGATGCCAAATGTTCGACGAAATTATTTTTGTGAAAACATGTACTTGCTTTTGACAAACGCTTGAATGTGAGGGGTTTTGTCCAAATGCCTACTTACAAAGCTTTTGACATAAAGTCAAAAAAGGCTTGCTACGTTTTGTCAATGAGGACCAATAGAGTGTGTACGTTATTAGTTTAAGGGTATACCTGGATCGATTTGGTTCAacttttatcaaaatcaaaccaaaccaactatatcagtCTGGATTGGTTTGTTTGtcgtattttttaattttttcggaTTGTTTTATtaaatgaatattatttcaatcttactttgttaaagttatagataaagttttgataaatgaacatatatttagtaaaaaataaaaaaattgacaaacatatggtCTATTAAACTATTAATATGGGAAAactttttttagtaacacatgatagttattttctcaGTCGTCTAACAATAACTTTTTTTTATGCATGCTTTCGaggtaatttaatatttaattataaaaattaatatgataccaaaataataatatgttctatttaattctaaattattgaaataccatttcaaattcgaaaaagatataaaaaatcttgatatatgaatatgaaagaacaaagagatgatTGATACATTTCAAAACACTTGATAAAAAAATGATACAACCTtctatttaaagtaaataaaaataaacgCACTTCATATTTCTATGAAATATTACATCtcatgagaggatcccaaatatttctaaatatttattttataaaattttttatataaaatcttaaaagtatatatgaaaattatatatttatatgtcagtTTGGTTCAAATTTAATTACTCAACactaaaccaaatcaaaccaaatctaatcggattttttaatcggtttgataCAATTTTTCGATTAGATTTGAGCGGCCCTACTTTAACGCATCTCAAGACTTTAGGTGTCGGCACATTATGCAGTGGTCGATAATTAACTAACCAAAAGTCTTAATTTAGATATAGTGGACAAGTGCTAGTACTTTTCTTATTTGTACTTTATGTACTTAATTGGATGTATGTGATATACACTTATCTACTAAAAAACTAGAACGAAAAATAAATTCTGTAGCTAAATAGAAAATTTATTGTTTATCGTATTTAGCGACGAATTAGTGACAAAGTATGGTAGTTACGAGCGATATCATAATTTGGCGTCAGACTACCATGATagtttatttatcttttttttttcttttgccatTTTGCAGGCAAAATTTAAGACTCGTGCAGTGGCAATAATgactttatttttctctctcacaACTCCAATAGGAATTGGAATTGGATTAGGAATAACAAATTCTTACGATGAAAACAGTCCAACGGCTCTTATTGTGGAAGGAGTATTTAATTCAGCATCAGCTGGTATCTTGATTTATATGGCATTAGTTGATTTTTTAGCTGCCGATTTTATGCATCCAAGAATGCAAGGCAATGGAAAACTTCAATTAGGAGCCAATATTTCAGTTCTTCTTGGTGCTGGACTTATGTCTCTCTTAGCCAAATGGGCTTAATTTGATCAACAtagattattatcaatttcacattagatgcatatcaaatAGACtataaatagactttagatgcatatcaagttttcatgtcatgctacaCATATAAGATAAATAAAAGTGATTGCGCACTCTCTTGACTTTATACTTTTAAGTGTTTGAACTACATGTCCAAAACTACAtatctttcatatgaaaccaattctattcgaattgtgtctcttccatttggccaatatttttgtgtctatattcgacagacttaagatcctcatctatacttagcgctatCATAGATGTCGCCGgcgaacattttatatcggttccaatattttttcataaagacataacatagagatctcttcatttatattttcaggtacctgaacctctcatgagattttatgaagtgttatgtcatgtgattttatagatcacttgcctccttattataataattttgatcatttgctcatcttctttatcaagaattttatttgaaaccgatttgtctatatgCTTTAAGTGTACCATAGACTTTATTcttctaggacttattctaataggagtatttgcaatgagaatatagttactttttttgggtcagcaaatgcggcTGGCATTCTTTacaatatattgcagatgaattatctttttatgaacttcaagttcatattatattATTCGAGGATCGAGATGTATAAATGATAATTCgttccacgtaactttttctcaattgtttattCTATCTCCCCCTcttgttagaaaaactaactttcttCCTCAACTTTAGAAATCTACCTTTGtgcgttatggtgttaatcaaaatatacacctcACATCAATAAaaataagatgaaattatttaGTTCCTGAACCTaaaccacttgtgaggggagaatgtaatatactttcgtatataacgtatatcaaactgatatagatgactttgttctcataagaaaTAGTTTTGCTAtcaagtggaggcactcaataaattattttgctaaaccaactgtgaaGTAAACCAatttatcaagatgaactgtattgaatagaaaaattagattttacgccctaaattaaattattgagcaagttaccttaCAAATATTAtattgcgggttaataataatcgcacatgtaaccatctcataaatgcatcttatgtggtatacatggcaggtgaatgagcCTATATTtacctttgatatttccagcattcatgggattcaatcctaattttagttggtctattaattaatgagaacaagcaacataagagaattcgtaaagaactttctagttctttaatatttgcccatgtgaattctcttttacttttgcacatcatacttaaatcaAGATTTCTCAATAGGCCATGCCTGGTAAAACTGTATGTATcggtaaacttcaggtttacatcATGACATGTGTAATTTCTaattaaacttttagtttattatgatatgggtttttatatcaataaatttCTACTTTAGTTTGgcattcttttttttgttgtagtacaaactggagaataaagctAACTGCTAACCGctttaaatctttcctttatttatagtctcaatatagcTAACCGatttcgcgaatactttagaaactcaagCTGCTTTCCTTCATAGCTACCCACTTTTATAAGTTTCTTTAATTCTTACACGACACAAtaccttattgataatcaattttatttctctaaaataGTATAACtggctcttctagagctctcaattaattttatactaccacatattcatcaatatccatatggtgaatatctctttcgaggagaaagttataccattatgggtaTGGTTAAAATCATTATAGGCAAGATATGTTGTTTTCATTACTTTTGCCCTGTAATAATCATATTGCCATAATATATTGGCATAATCACAATAGGTACGTGATCAATGACCATTCAtgtcataataataaaattattttcttatttcatctcaaacctccttctagaggtgagtgtggtatattcactaccactagcacgttcatattcttcgaAGAATAAATATGTAatcataaatcacatgttgttACATTCAAATCATGAatgaaccataatcatctatatataatttacaaaatttcatgtcaaatcgatgacaaacattactttcacaaagtgaatggttattttgagaatccttattgttctcattactACAATGATGACGGTTATAATTTCATTTATTGCTACGCCTACATCCATTGATACATTCACGGTAATAATTTCGTCTTCTTTTAGACTTATTACATATTGCtaccacattctcttaagggaatgagaatgaaaCAAATTCAATGGGGCGGGTTTCTGCTTCTTGTgctcacaatcatacatgaatttgatcatggcaagacatagaaattttaccacttcaggtggttataatttctcacaaactctattagagttataatcaaactttgttgtctttgcttgtatttaaaatcaaattataaaatttcaagagtttaaaagagaaaaataaggtaaaatatttaCCTTCAATCCAGAATTTATTCCTAAAGAAAGTTTATGAAACAATTGACAACTATTATGCTCAATATTATATACATGTTAGAGCACCATGCATGTATCCCAAAACCTATTTGACCAAGCATTTGACTCTATTCAATTTGTTGTTGACCAAAGCATTTGACTTTATTCAATTTGTTAGAATCTCATGCTGGTAACGTGCTATGAAACAATAAAAAAGAATATtgcaaagaaagagagagaattcttattgatttgggatcaattacaatggaatagaacccctctatttatagggaaagagtgacttagccaccaagtagtAATTCCTAAAatttctctaaaatatagacactcatcataaataaaatactatttataataaataacacATTGTAACATGTATCCATTTAACGTGAAAGGATAGAAAGATAAATATTAAGCAAAAAGGTAACGTATTAGACCTTTATGCTCAATAATTGATGCAATAGTCCTCAGTGAAGAAATTAAATTTGACAAAACTGTGCCAAAAATAGCTATTCAAAAGGGTTGTTAATTAATGGAGTCATCACctaacattttttttaaagtgTGCTAGATCACCTGATTTATTTTAATTGGGAAAttacttttaaatttataaagaaaattcTTCTTGAATTTATTTAACTCACACCAATGAGCCACTGGAATTTTGGACCAAGAGCTTCAATTGATCAAGTAAAAAGTGTTGGGGACTCCCGTGGTAAAACTGtcgttatatattttttttaatcaatatTATGAAACTCTAAATTTTggtggtaatttttttttttactttttacagAAAGAACTAACTAATCCAGTGATACTTATCAATAATTTATTGGCAAATAATTTGAGAATATTTGACACAGATGGGACACGTTTTGGCAGGGCATTTTCATATATACCTACTTTTGGGATCACCATTGAAGATATATCTGTATTGCACAAAACTTTACAAAATGTACCGGCTCGAATCTGAAGTAGTTcaatctcttcaatgcaacttcagaaattaaatctaaaattcttatatctttcaaatacaactTCAGAAATTCGAATATTAAGTAGTTCAATCTATTGAATACAACTTTAGATTTCGAATCTTATGTTCTGAAATATAAACTTGTTTTTCGAATTTCAACAATCCAATACACGATTCAATGCCCAAATCTACtctaaatgagctcaaatttgaaaaaataactttcaaatatcataagaATAAATCCCAATCATCAAATTGTCAAAAAAGTAACAAATTTGACAAACTCATTTTACAACTAAGAAGCAGAAACTCTAagcacaaagaagaagaaaacaacaataaagaaaaagagagaagtaAATGTATTTGAAGTTATccgaaaattgggtatcaattaattttttttaaaaagttggtACAAATTTAATGGATAACACAAAAGTGAGTGCCACATGATAATTTTACCGTTTTGGCCCTGTGCGCAAGTTTACAAATCTAGCCAAAGAACCTTTTTAAAGTCCACGAAAACCACTTATAACGTTTTTAAATTTGGTCATATGTGGAATTTGAAAATTCAACGGGAAAGATAGTGAGCGGagtaataatttattattttttcttatgaaGTGACAAAATGACTTGTTCGTACGGACACGTCATAAAGTGAAAGCACACTTGTTTAGATCAAAGTTTATGATTTGAAGTCGTTGACTAAAATGATGATTCTCTTACTTTCTCGGCCGGGGTATGGATATGAAACTTGACATAGTTGGCAATCCAATCTTATAAAGCAAccattttcttttcccttatatatatatatttttttaataaggaAATGAGATTAATTTTGTTGTATGACTAAAATAGTAAAGATTTACTAGTGCAATTTAAGGATCATAGCAAACTAATAATAATGATACAGAAAAATATCTCAGCTCCAATTTTGAGATAGATTTATCAGATCATTTTACCTTATTTCTTTGACTTTCTAGAGGAGATGATTGATATTGATGAGATATGTTGTTATGACTTAAAGTATATGTACCAACAAGACCACTATTTAATTCCACATCATGCCTACCTTTTAATCTAGTTGTGACTATTTTTCTTAAACATCAGTGGTGAATTAATATGATTTATTCTCCAAGCTATTAATATTTCATTTGACATAAAACATAATACAAAAGGAAATAACTGTTATGAAATTAAAGCAATTTattaaaacatgaacaagaaatgttgttatgaaataaaattaatttagtaaaacatgaacaagaaatagagatagagagaaggaagaaattttcttcttttattgtgtgtatttttctatctattacaaggcctttatataggcatgaaaagtgaagaatcaCAATTGCAAAATATGTCACTGAacatgtcattaagcatttgagagaAATATCATGGAGGAGGTTATGGAGTTAATCATAACTCTATAATTATTAGAGTATTGAGAGTTACAgagataatggagaagagtagacatccaccataatttaattttcttataacactcccccttggatgtgcatagataatgtgcctcgttaaaactttattaggaaaaaaccctatggaaAAATATCccaatgaaggaaaaagagtatacatgtttagaaatacgccttttggttgcctcgttaaaaaccttgcaaagAAAAACTTGTGGGGAcaaaaaccttgtaagggaaaaagagtacaacatgtattaactccccctgctgagagcatcaattcatatccctgagccttcgcatcccaatcttgtatactagtttcttgaaggttgacgtcggtagagattttgtgaacaaatcagccatattattacttgaacgaatctgttacACATTGATATCACcgttcttttgaagatcatgtgcgaaaaataactttggtgaaatgtgccttgtcctatctccttttatgaatcctcccttcaattgggttatgcatgctgcattgtcttcatacaaaattgtgggtggtttgtcacacttcaaactacatttgtctcgaataaatGTATTATAGACCCCAACCATACatattctcgacttgcttcatgaatagaaaCTTTCTCatcatgattagatgaagtagccatgattgtttgcttagtcgatcgccaagatatggtaGTGCCTCCACACGTAAACACatagccataaaataagcccatatcggtagtccctttgagataccgcaatatgtgcttgattccattccaatgtctctttGTAGGAGTAGAGCTATATCTTGCCAAGTCATTAACTAAAAAAATTATGTCAGGTCTTGTAGTATtaacaagatacattagtgcaccaattgtacTAAGATATTGTACTTCAGGACCAATGAGCTCTTTAGTATTtttatgaggtcggaatggatctttatttatatcgagtgatctcacaaccatcgagGTACTCAATGGGTGTGTTTT
Proteins encoded in this window:
- the LOC107774468 gene encoding zinc transporter 5-like codes for the protein MISAMATLMVDTYATSYYKNKSAKNGVVAQSGDEELVNVHSHGHVHGSTSMIGDSDSELLRYRVISQVLELGIIVHSVIIGIALGASESPKTIRPLVAALTFHQFFEGMGLGGCIAQAKFKTRAVAIMTLFFSLTTPIGIGIGLGITNSYDENSPTALIVEGVFNSASAGILIYMALVDFLAADFMHPRMQGNGKLQLGANISVLLGAGLMSLLAKWA